The following proteins are co-located in the Pyxidicoccus trucidator genome:
- the holB gene encoding DNA polymerase III subunit delta' codes for MTLASVLGQPRAIDSLQAALRGGAVHHAYLFAGPEGVGKELAAVGLAQALTCPEQPDVGCGTCASCVRVDRGLHPDVTWVMPDEERVSRGLAGRSDFTGTPSRELRVEQIRGLQERLALRGLESKRKVAIIVSAQTLNVQAQNAFLKTLEEPPSETTLIMVANAMDRLLPTIRSRCSKVHFNPLPMELVAQRVQQERKLDADTAALAAVMAGGSLGRALALDVDALSQRKDMLTAFEALRGEDAVGLLRFAEAHGGSREDAEGALELLVLWTRDVALARVGLEESLANRDLKALAREAAARTSEALLHRRHSLLEGTRAAIARNGAPRLQLERMLIELFTEAAR; via the coding sequence ATGACGTTGGCATCGGTGCTGGGACAGCCGCGCGCGATTGATTCACTCCAGGCGGCACTGCGTGGCGGCGCGGTGCACCATGCGTATCTCTTCGCCGGGCCGGAGGGTGTGGGCAAGGAGCTGGCGGCGGTGGGGCTGGCCCAGGCGCTGACGTGCCCCGAGCAGCCGGACGTGGGCTGCGGCACCTGCGCGAGCTGTGTGCGGGTGGACAGGGGCTTGCACCCCGACGTGACGTGGGTGATGCCGGACGAGGAGCGGGTGTCGCGCGGGCTGGCGGGGCGCTCGGACTTCACGGGCACGCCCAGCCGCGAGCTGCGCGTGGAGCAGATTCGCGGCCTCCAGGAGCGGCTGGCGCTGCGGGGGCTGGAGTCGAAGCGCAAGGTGGCCATCATCGTCTCCGCGCAGACGCTGAACGTGCAGGCGCAGAACGCCTTCCTGAAGACGCTGGAGGAGCCGCCCTCGGAGACCACCCTCATCATGGTGGCCAACGCCATGGACCGGCTGCTGCCCACCATCCGCAGCCGGTGCAGCAAGGTGCACTTCAACCCGCTGCCGATGGAGCTGGTCGCCCAGCGCGTGCAGCAGGAGCGCAAGTTGGACGCGGACACCGCCGCGCTCGCGGCCGTCATGGCCGGAGGCAGCCTGGGCCGCGCGCTGGCGCTGGACGTGGACGCGCTCTCCCAGCGGAAGGACATGCTCACCGCCTTCGAGGCGCTGCGCGGCGAGGACGCGGTGGGCCTCTTGCGCTTCGCGGAGGCGCACGGCGGCTCGCGCGAGGACGCGGAGGGCGCGCTGGAGCTGCTGGTGCTGTGGACGCGCGACGTGGCGCTGGCGCGCGTGGGGCTGGAGGAGTCGCTGGCCAACCGGGACTTGAAGGCGCTGGCGCGCGAGGCGGCCGCCCGCACCTCCGAGGCCCTGCTGCACCGGCGCCACTCGCTGCTGGAGGGCACGCGCGCGGCCATTGCCCGCAACGGCGCGCCCCGGCTGCAACTGGAGCGCATGTTGATTGAGCTGTTCACGGAGGCAGCACGGTGA
- a CDS encoding TatD family hydrolase: MRLVDAHCHLEVKDYPDVVAILDGARAAGLVHAIVVGQFRGPGDWGNALELAAAHPDFLSPTLGIHPHEAARATEADFATLEATCARPEVRAVGEAGLDYYYDHSPREVQATVFRRQCALARGLGKPLVVHVRDAHDDCEGILREAGLSRGVIHCFTGDTAAARRYLDLGFFLSLSGVVTYKNAQALQDAVRFAPLDRLMVETDSPYLAPVPHRGRKNQPAHVVETARKVAELKGVTLEEVAATTTANAASLFALSLG; the protein is encoded by the coding sequence ATGAGACTGGTCGACGCCCATTGTCATCTCGAGGTGAAGGACTACCCGGACGTGGTGGCCATCCTGGACGGCGCCCGCGCCGCCGGCCTGGTCCACGCCATCGTCGTGGGGCAGTTCCGGGGGCCGGGCGACTGGGGCAACGCGCTGGAGCTGGCCGCCGCGCACCCGGACTTCCTGTCGCCCACGCTGGGCATCCACCCCCACGAGGCCGCGCGTGCCACCGAGGCGGACTTCGCCACGCTGGAGGCGACGTGCGCCCGGCCGGAGGTGCGCGCGGTGGGGGAGGCGGGCCTGGACTACTACTACGACCACTCGCCCCGCGAGGTGCAGGCCACCGTCTTCCGGCGGCAGTGCGCCCTGGCGCGGGGGCTGGGCAAGCCGCTGGTGGTGCACGTGCGCGACGCCCACGACGACTGCGAGGGGATTCTTCGCGAGGCGGGGCTGTCCCGGGGCGTCATCCACTGCTTCACCGGGGACACGGCCGCGGCGCGGCGCTACCTGGACCTGGGCTTCTTCCTGTCCCTGTCCGGCGTCGTCACCTACAAGAACGCGCAGGCGCTGCAGGACGCGGTGCGCTTCGCTCCGCTCGACAGGCTGATGGTGGAGACGGACAGCCCCTACCTCGCACCGGTGCCGCACCGCGGGCGGAAGAACCAGCCCGCGCACGTGGTGGAGACGGCGCGCAAGGTGGCGGAGCTGAAGGGCGTGACGCTGGAGGAGGTGGCCGCGACCACCACCGCCAACGCCGCCTCCCTCTTCGCGCTCAGCCTGGGGTGA
- a CDS encoding mechanosensitive ion channel family protein, with translation MLSFLQSNLSLAVGALLALVMLAVRTGTSDKDLRRDLNGAIRLLFAFLVLRLAAWALPLTTPQAVLTAFRVGWMLTFAFGVIRGCVGFGLKLMRLRAHSVAPPKILRDVIDFTLYALAAVPILKTQLSLDLTGLVATSAVLSVVMGLALQETLGNLFAGLSLQLDRPFEVGHFIRIGNHAGRVVYIGWRSIRLATFRREVITLPNSMVAKELVQNFSEDQEPVGVDVEIRISHDAPPNQVKAALLEVMREIPQILVEPPPLSRTLAYDESCIRYMVRFFLADYGLADTVKEDLHTRLWYRLRRENIEIPYPQRTVHVRQELARTELSEDTVRGLLRAVDLFHPLGPEDLDRLRQEVLVRRFGKGERIIQEGDEGRTFYVLASGEVSVRAGKAQAEVTRLGRGGYFGEMSLLTGEKRAATVVAVEDSLLLEVDRPTFARMFEQYPGLARQLSALLAQRRTQLRAMAQASGGGSDAIPAEVGRILGRLRQIFGLSATQD, from the coding sequence TTGCTTTCCTTCCTCCAGAGCAATCTGTCCCTAGCCGTGGGTGCGCTGCTGGCGCTGGTGATGCTGGCGGTGCGCACCGGCACCTCGGACAAGGACCTGCGCCGAGACCTGAACGGCGCCATCCGGCTGCTCTTCGCCTTCCTGGTGCTGCGGCTGGCGGCCTGGGCCCTGCCCCTGACAACGCCCCAGGCCGTGCTGACGGCCTTCCGGGTCGGCTGGATGCTGACCTTCGCCTTCGGCGTCATCCGCGGGTGCGTGGGCTTCGGGCTGAAGCTGATGCGCCTGCGGGCCCACTCCGTGGCGCCGCCCAAGATCCTCCGGGACGTCATCGACTTCACGCTGTACGCGCTGGCCGCGGTGCCCATCCTCAAGACGCAGCTGTCGCTGGACCTCACCGGGCTGGTGGCCACGTCCGCGGTGCTGTCGGTGGTGATGGGCCTGGCGCTCCAGGAGACGCTGGGCAACCTGTTCGCGGGCCTGTCGCTGCAGTTGGACCGCCCCTTCGAGGTGGGGCACTTCATCCGCATCGGCAACCACGCCGGGCGCGTGGTGTACATCGGCTGGCGCTCCATCCGCCTGGCCACCTTCCGGCGCGAGGTCATCACCCTGCCCAACAGCATGGTGGCCAAGGAGCTGGTGCAGAACTTCTCCGAGGACCAGGAGCCGGTAGGCGTCGACGTGGAGATTCGAATCTCCCACGACGCTCCGCCCAACCAGGTGAAGGCCGCGTTGCTGGAGGTGATGCGGGAGATTCCACAGATTCTCGTGGAGCCGCCGCCGCTGTCCCGCACACTGGCGTACGACGAGTCGTGCATCCGCTACATGGTGCGCTTCTTCCTGGCGGACTACGGGCTGGCGGACACGGTGAAGGAGGACCTGCACACGCGGCTGTGGTACCGGCTGCGCCGGGAGAACATCGAGATTCCCTACCCGCAGCGCACGGTGCACGTGCGGCAGGAGCTGGCGCGCACGGAGCTGTCCGAGGACACGGTGCGCGGGCTGCTGCGCGCGGTGGACCTCTTCCATCCGCTGGGCCCGGAGGACCTGGACCGGCTGCGCCAGGAGGTGCTGGTGCGCCGCTTCGGCAAGGGTGAGCGCATCATCCAGGAAGGCGACGAGGGCCGCACCTTCTACGTCCTGGCCTCCGGAGAAGTCAGCGTGCGCGCCGGGAAGGCCCAGGCGGAGGTGACTCGGCTGGGGCGCGGGGGATACTTCGGCGAGATGTCGCTGCTGACGGGCGAGAAGCGCGCGGCCACGGTGGTGGCGGTGGAGGACTCGCTGCTGCTGGAGGTGGACCGGCCCACCTTCGCGCGCATGTTCGAGCAGTACCCCGGGCTGGCGCGGCAGCTGTCCGCCCTGCTCGCGCAGCGGCGCACCCAGCTGCGCGCCATGGCCCAGGCCAGCGGTGGCGGCTCGGACGCCATCCCCGCCGAGGTGGGCCGGATTCTCGGCCGCCTGCGCCAGATTTTCGGGCTCAGCGCCACGCAGGACTGA
- the metG gene encoding methionine--tRNA ligase, whose protein sequence is MAERILVTSALPYANGSAHIGHAVEYIQTDIYVRFLRSCGKDVVYFCADDTHGTPIEINAAKQGVKPEEFIARFHDEHQRDFHDLDIRFDYFHSTNSPENRHYAELIYGRLKEKGDIERRNIEQAYCEKDRRFLPDRFIKGTCPNCKATDQYGDACEKCGKAYAPTDLIEPRCALCGTPPVRKHSEHLFFKLSRHADFLQSVLRRPGFIHPGLATQLQGFFEKGLADWDISRDGPYFGFAIPGETDKYFYVWLDAPIGYIATTEKWAKETGKAKSALDYWDAGSPSRIIHFIGKDIVYFHALFWPAVLNVAGFHIPNEIKVHGHLTVNGEKMAKSRGTMVPIRDYLNQLDPSYLRYFYAANLGAGVEDLDLNLKDFRERVNGELVNNVCNLANRALSLLAGPLEKRLAPARTEGPGRALVESALARVPEVRAAFEKLEYRNAIRVITDIASAANAFVQTQAPWAAVRKPETAEGARADLSDVADVVYLLGALLAPVTPRLSEKLFAQLGAPALTFQALEGAKYPLLDRSRPTGTPEPLLPRLEPDRVNAIIKAPAEGAPQSAEAKPAGGAKEGKEKKEKKPAAAPQPATQASPGAGAGAGSGDATGEIEYADFAKVVLKSGKVLAAEKVKDADKLLKLTVDVGEPGGPRTIVSGIAEAYAPESLTGRRVVVVANLKPRKLKGIESRGMLLTAGPGGKDLSLLDPGDMPPGSEVK, encoded by the coding sequence ATGGCTGAGAGAATCCTCGTCACCAGCGCGCTGCCCTACGCGAACGGCTCTGCCCACATCGGCCACGCCGTCGAGTACATCCAGACGGACATCTACGTCCGGTTCCTCCGCTCGTGCGGCAAGGACGTCGTCTACTTCTGCGCGGACGACACCCACGGCACCCCCATCGAAATCAACGCGGCGAAGCAGGGCGTCAAGCCCGAGGAGTTCATCGCCCGCTTCCACGACGAGCACCAGCGGGACTTCCACGACCTGGACATCCGCTTCGACTACTTCCACTCCACCAACTCGCCGGAGAACCGCCACTACGCGGAGCTCATCTACGGGCGGCTGAAGGAGAAGGGCGACATCGAGCGGCGCAACATCGAGCAGGCGTACTGCGAGAAGGACCGCCGCTTCCTGCCGGACCGCTTCATCAAGGGCACCTGTCCCAACTGCAAGGCGACGGACCAGTACGGCGACGCCTGCGAGAAGTGCGGCAAGGCCTACGCGCCCACCGACCTCATCGAGCCCCGCTGTGCCCTGTGCGGCACGCCGCCGGTGCGCAAGCACTCCGAGCACCTGTTCTTCAAGCTGTCCCGGCACGCGGACTTCCTCCAGTCCGTGCTGCGCCGGCCCGGCTTCATCCACCCGGGCCTCGCCACCCAGCTCCAGGGCTTCTTCGAGAAGGGCCTGGCGGACTGGGACATCAGCCGCGACGGGCCCTACTTCGGCTTCGCGATTCCGGGCGAGACGGACAAGTACTTCTACGTCTGGCTGGACGCCCCCATCGGCTACATCGCCACCACGGAGAAGTGGGCGAAGGAGACAGGGAAGGCGAAGAGCGCGCTGGACTACTGGGATGCCGGCAGCCCCTCGCGCATCATCCACTTCATCGGCAAGGACATCGTCTACTTCCATGCCCTGTTCTGGCCGGCCGTGCTCAACGTCGCGGGCTTCCACATCCCGAACGAAATCAAGGTCCACGGCCACCTCACGGTGAATGGCGAGAAGATGGCCAAGAGCCGCGGCACCATGGTGCCAATCCGGGACTACCTGAACCAACTGGACCCCAGCTACCTGCGCTACTTCTACGCGGCCAACCTGGGCGCGGGCGTGGAGGACCTGGACCTCAACCTCAAGGACTTCCGCGAGCGGGTGAACGGCGAGCTGGTCAACAACGTGTGCAACCTGGCCAACCGCGCCCTGTCGCTGCTGGCGGGGCCGCTGGAGAAGCGGCTGGCGCCTGCCCGCACCGAGGGGCCGGGCCGCGCGCTGGTGGAGTCCGCGCTCGCCCGCGTGCCCGAGGTGCGCGCCGCGTTCGAGAAGCTCGAGTACCGCAACGCCATCCGGGTGATTACCGACATTGCCTCGGCCGCCAATGCCTTCGTCCAGACGCAGGCCCCGTGGGCGGCCGTCCGCAAGCCCGAGACGGCCGAAGGCGCGCGCGCGGACCTGTCCGACGTGGCGGACGTGGTGTACCTGCTGGGCGCGCTGCTCGCCCCGGTGACGCCGCGTCTGTCGGAGAAGCTGTTCGCCCAGCTCGGCGCGCCGGCCCTGACGTTCCAGGCGCTGGAGGGCGCGAAGTACCCGCTGCTGGACCGCAGCCGTCCCACCGGCACCCCGGAGCCGCTGCTGCCCCGGCTGGAGCCGGACCGCGTCAACGCCATCATCAAGGCGCCCGCGGAAGGGGCTCCGCAGTCCGCGGAGGCGAAGCCGGCCGGTGGCGCCAAGGAGGGCAAGGAGAAGAAGGAGAAGAAGCCCGCCGCCGCGCCGCAGCCGGCCACCCAGGCCTCACCCGGAGCGGGCGCTGGAGCGGGCTCCGGTGATGCGACGGGGGAAATCGAGTACGCGGACTTCGCGAAGGTGGTGCTCAAGTCGGGCAAGGTGCTGGCCGCGGAGAAGGTGAAGGACGCGGACAAGCTGCTGAAGCTCACGGTGGACGTGGGCGAGCCTGGTGGCCCGCGCACCATCGTCTCCGGCATCGCGGAGGCATACGCGCCGGAGTCCCTCACCGGGCGCCGCGTGGTGGTGGTGGCCAACCTCAAGCCGCGCAAGCTCAAGGGAATCGAGTCGCGCGGCATGCTCCTCACGGCAGGGCCTGGAGGGAAGGACCTGTCGCTGCTGGACCCGGGTGACATGCCGCCCGGCAGCGAGGTGAAGTGA
- the holA gene encoding DNA polymerase III subunit delta, with product MSADLDDVLKEVKAGKVAPLYLLWGEEFLVRKGADELVKVLVPDAAMGLNLAVLDAGSPREVAQELATMPLFPGRKVVLVRDPEFLAPKKGRGDALGKAREAWKAGKRKEGARRLLALAARAGWGVEQLDPGKSGAPSVEQWKDELNVDLAEADLAFLAEAAAFCREERISAPEGDATALLELIQKGVPSGHALVMAASEVDAKNPLVKLAQDKGHVVERKVAARHKDLDLSDIAKEFLAPFKKKLGPGALDELKERIGGNIRLLQSELEKLATYSEGPAIEKADVAMLVHHAREEEFFELSEALQKRDFGGALAYANDAMGQGTHALQLLGAVASIVRTLLESHEWLWRYAGGNPPRTAKDVEARVLPRLESELKGTKRKMPNAWALTFSMKAAAGYERRELLGALVACAEGDLALKSSANGRLVIERLLATVCLRP from the coding sequence GTGAGCGCCGACCTGGATGACGTGCTGAAGGAAGTGAAGGCGGGCAAGGTGGCGCCGCTGTACCTCCTGTGGGGTGAGGAGTTCCTGGTCCGCAAGGGCGCCGACGAGCTGGTGAAGGTGCTGGTGCCGGACGCGGCCATGGGGCTCAACCTGGCCGTGCTGGACGCGGGCAGCCCCCGCGAGGTGGCCCAGGAGCTGGCCACCATGCCGCTGTTCCCCGGGCGCAAGGTCGTCCTGGTGAGGGACCCGGAGTTCCTCGCGCCCAAGAAGGGGAGGGGGGACGCGCTCGGCAAGGCGCGCGAGGCGTGGAAGGCGGGCAAGCGGAAGGAGGGCGCACGGCGGCTGCTGGCGCTGGCGGCGCGCGCGGGCTGGGGCGTGGAGCAGCTGGACCCGGGCAAGTCCGGCGCGCCGTCCGTGGAGCAGTGGAAGGACGAGCTCAACGTGGACCTCGCGGAGGCGGACCTCGCCTTCCTCGCGGAGGCCGCCGCCTTCTGCCGCGAGGAGCGCATCTCCGCGCCGGAGGGGGACGCCACCGCGCTGCTGGAGCTCATCCAGAAGGGGGTTCCGTCCGGGCACGCGCTCGTCATGGCGGCCTCGGAGGTGGACGCCAAGAATCCGCTGGTGAAGCTGGCCCAGGACAAGGGCCACGTCGTCGAGCGCAAGGTGGCCGCGCGCCACAAGGACCTGGACCTCTCCGACATCGCCAAGGAGTTCCTGGCGCCCTTCAAGAAGAAGCTGGGGCCCGGCGCGCTGGACGAGCTGAAGGAGCGCATCGGCGGCAACATCCGCCTGCTCCAGTCGGAGCTGGAGAAGCTGGCCACGTACTCGGAGGGGCCGGCAATCGAGAAGGCGGACGTGGCCATGCTGGTCCACCACGCCCGCGAGGAGGAGTTCTTCGAGCTGTCCGAGGCGCTGCAGAAGCGCGACTTCGGCGGGGCGCTCGCCTACGCCAATGACGCCATGGGGCAGGGCACCCACGCGCTGCAGCTGCTGGGCGCGGTGGCCTCCATCGTCCGCACCCTGCTGGAGAGCCATGAGTGGCTGTGGCGCTATGCCGGCGGCAACCCGCCGCGCACGGCCAAGGACGTGGAGGCCCGTGTGCTGCCCAGGCTGGAGTCGGAGCTGAAGGGCACCAAGCGGAAGATGCCCAATGCGTGGGCGCTGACCTTCAGCATGAAGGCCGCCGCCGGCTACGAGCGCCGGGAGCTGCTGGGCGCGCTGGTGGCGTGTGCGGAGGGGGACCTGGCCCTGAAGTCCTCGGCCAACGGGCGGCTGGTGATTGAGCGCCTGCTGGCCACGGTGTGCCTCCGCCCCTGA
- a CDS encoding M4 family metallopeptidase, with protein sequence MVRTRILTALLVLPLTACEVGGDATTQDVQKPDELSEVTSSLAAMPGVEVVGRHDDGVPFFIRGNLGSADSALRGFAGADTVRAVSAALPNIAGSFRLRAEDLVVSRVNVDDLGYTHIRYNQMKNNLPVVGQELIVHLDPEGNIVMANGSARDGEFGVPVRARIAPQSAVTAALRNTVGTRLEVDGQPRLVYLRAGHGQKLTLAFEVVVTGEGADLPIRDHVYVDATTGVVADRTSDIHAAKNRAVYTSNNGTSLPGTLRRSEGGAAAGDAHVDINYDMLGFTYDCYKTIFNRDSYNNAGAQMRSSVHYSSNYVNAFWNGTQMVYGDGDGVNSGQLGRDADVTVHELTHAVTSSESNLTYSNESGALNEGMSDIFAAVCESWSTGWATGTDVWLIGEDIWTPATAGDALRYMANPTQDGSSKDYYPERYTGTSDNGGVHWNSGIANLAFKLLSTGGTHPRAKTTVTVPALGVEKAARIFYKANTDLMGTGTTFAQAKTYTAQAASLLGYTTAEQDAVNKAWEAVGVGVTTPPPTCTLLTNGVARTGISGAASSQQFFCIDVPASRASTFALSGGTGDADMYVRFNSAPTTTAYDCRPYLSGNNETCNIAAKTAAGRFYILLRGYSAFSGASLKATY encoded by the coding sequence TTGGTTCGAACCCGTATTCTTACCGCCCTGTTGGTCCTCCCCCTGACCGCCTGCGAAGTGGGCGGTGACGCGACGACGCAAGATGTGCAGAAGCCGGACGAGCTCTCGGAAGTGACGAGCTCCCTTGCCGCCATGCCCGGCGTCGAGGTGGTGGGCCGGCATGACGACGGCGTTCCCTTCTTCATCCGCGGCAACCTGGGTTCCGCGGACAGCGCGCTGCGCGGCTTCGCGGGCGCGGACACGGTGCGTGCCGTCAGCGCGGCGCTGCCGAACATCGCCGGCAGCTTCCGCCTGCGCGCCGAGGACCTGGTGGTGAGCCGGGTCAACGTGGATGACCTGGGCTACACCCACATCCGCTACAACCAGATGAAGAACAACCTCCCGGTGGTGGGCCAGGAGCTCATCGTCCACCTGGACCCGGAGGGCAACATCGTCATGGCCAACGGCTCGGCCCGTGACGGCGAGTTCGGCGTACCCGTCCGGGCGCGCATCGCGCCCCAGTCGGCGGTGACGGCCGCCCTGCGCAACACCGTGGGCACCCGCCTCGAGGTGGACGGCCAGCCCCGGCTCGTCTACCTGCGCGCCGGCCACGGCCAGAAGCTGACGCTGGCCTTCGAGGTGGTGGTGACGGGTGAGGGCGCCGACCTGCCCATCCGCGACCACGTCTATGTGGATGCCACCACGGGCGTCGTGGCCGACCGCACCTCCGACATCCACGCGGCGAAGAACCGCGCGGTGTACACCTCCAACAACGGCACCTCTCTGCCCGGCACCCTGCGCCGCAGCGAGGGTGGCGCGGCCGCGGGCGACGCGCATGTCGACATCAACTACGACATGCTCGGCTTCACCTACGACTGCTACAAGACCATCTTCAACCGCGACTCGTACAACAACGCGGGCGCGCAGATGCGCAGCAGCGTGCACTACAGCAGCAACTACGTGAACGCCTTCTGGAACGGCACCCAGATGGTGTACGGCGACGGCGACGGGGTGAACTCCGGCCAGCTGGGCCGCGACGCGGACGTGACGGTGCACGAGCTGACGCACGCCGTGACGTCGTCCGAGTCCAACCTCACGTACTCCAACGAGTCCGGCGCGCTGAACGAGGGCATGTCCGACATCTTCGCGGCCGTCTGCGAGAGCTGGTCCACGGGCTGGGCCACGGGCACGGACGTGTGGCTGATTGGCGAGGACATCTGGACCCCGGCCACCGCGGGTGACGCCCTCCGCTACATGGCGAACCCGACGCAGGACGGCTCGTCCAAGGACTACTACCCCGAGCGCTACACGGGCACCTCCGACAACGGCGGCGTGCACTGGAACTCGGGCATCGCCAACCTGGCGTTCAAGCTGCTGTCCACGGGTGGCACGCACCCGCGCGCCAAGACGACGGTGACGGTGCCGGCGCTGGGCGTGGAGAAGGCCGCGCGCATCTTCTACAAGGCCAACACGGACCTGATGGGCACGGGCACCACCTTCGCCCAGGCGAAGACGTACACGGCGCAGGCCGCGTCGCTGCTCGGCTACACCACGGCGGAGCAGGACGCGGTGAACAAGGCCTGGGAGGCCGTGGGCGTGGGCGTGACGACGCCTCCTCCGACGTGCACCCTGCTGACCAACGGCGTGGCGCGCACGGGCATCTCCGGCGCCGCCAGCTCGCAGCAGTTCTTCTGCATCGACGTGCCGGCCAGCCGCGCTTCCACCTTCGCCCTGAGCGGCGGCACGGGTGACGCGGACATGTACGTGCGCTTCAACTCGGCGCCCACGACGACCGCGTACGACTGCCGCCCGTACCTCTCCGGCAACAACGAGACGTGCAACATCGCGGCGAAGACGGCCGCGGGCCGCTTCTACATCCTGCTGCGTGGCTACTCGGCCTTCAGCGGCGCCTCGCTCAAGGCGACGTACTAG
- a CDS encoding HEAT repeat domain-containing protein, translating into MMDWRAERDSALLALEREKRPALRAEAADQLFQLASEVPGRGPDFVDALPRLLVDKQPEVRRAGVRLATAVLPEDEQPATLLPRLRDDEWMVRLEATGRLADLYRQDLRGALASMLEDPMPEVRFEAARGIAGLGHAAGLEVLLEALDADLLRFRALGALGQLKDARALPAVKRLFHRWLLPAFDKTQAAGVLAELGDPEGATYLLQRAQKKKWNPDRALAVELCGAVKAPGALEQLKAILDDPKDECRGAAARGLGRLGDERALPWLLALLDERSADEDFRLDAADALWRLGLPEGRERVRASISTFTTPEGRMELEELVQEEP; encoded by the coding sequence GTGATGGACTGGCGCGCCGAGCGTGACAGCGCCCTGCTGGCCCTGGAGCGTGAGAAGCGCCCGGCGCTCCGGGCCGAGGCCGCGGACCAGCTCTTCCAGCTCGCGTCCGAGGTTCCCGGGCGCGGGCCCGACTTCGTGGACGCACTCCCCCGGCTGCTGGTGGACAAGCAGCCGGAGGTGCGCCGCGCGGGCGTGCGCCTGGCCACGGCGGTGCTGCCCGAGGACGAGCAGCCCGCAACGCTCCTGCCCCGGCTGCGCGACGACGAGTGGATGGTGCGGCTGGAGGCCACCGGCCGGCTGGCGGACCTGTACCGGCAGGACCTGCGCGGCGCGCTGGCCAGCATGCTGGAGGACCCGATGCCGGAGGTCCGCTTCGAGGCCGCGCGAGGCATCGCCGGGCTCGGGCACGCCGCCGGCCTGGAGGTGTTGCTGGAGGCGCTGGACGCGGACCTGCTGCGCTTCCGTGCCCTGGGTGCGCTGGGGCAATTGAAGGACGCCCGCGCACTGCCGGCGGTGAAGCGCCTCTTCCACCGGTGGCTGCTGCCCGCCTTCGACAAGACGCAGGCGGCGGGCGTGCTGGCGGAGCTGGGAGACCCGGAGGGGGCGACGTACCTCCTCCAGCGGGCCCAGAAGAAGAAGTGGAACCCGGACCGCGCGCTGGCCGTGGAGCTGTGCGGCGCGGTGAAGGCCCCGGGGGCCCTGGAGCAACTGAAGGCCATCCTGGACGACCCGAAGGACGAGTGCCGGGGCGCCGCCGCGCGCGGGCTGGGGCGGCTGGGCGACGAGCGGGCGCTGCCCTGGCTGCTCGCGCTGCTGGACGAGCGGAGCGCCGACGAGGACTTCCGCCTGGACGCCGCGGATGCGCTCTGGCGGCTGGGCCTGCCCGAGGGCCGCGAGCGGGTGCGTGCCTCCATCTCCACCTTCACCACACCCGAAGGGCGCATGGAGCTGGAAGAGCTGGTGCAGGAGGAGCCATGA
- a CDS encoding NRDE family protein, translated as MCTIVILRQVHPEWPLVLAANRDEFFARPATGPQVLRESPRVVGGRDVERGGTWMGVTNEGLFVGLTNQRGGRGQGPAARSRGEVVLRALEAGSVEAIERYLDTLPGDEFLPFNLLYGDARVLRVAYARPGEKRLRREDVPPGIHVLPNDVLDSPALPKVERARLLAAEVAHRPWPELEAGLKALLADATLPDLAHVPTPPAGEDLPRDFLRQLQALCIHTPAYGTRSSAIVTLAPGHVGHYLSTETAPCQGPWRDVTGLLAPPATSANG; from the coding sequence ATGTGCACCATCGTCATCCTGCGCCAGGTCCACCCCGAGTGGCCGCTGGTGCTCGCGGCCAACCGGGACGAGTTCTTCGCCCGCCCCGCCACCGGTCCCCAGGTTCTCCGGGAGTCCCCTCGCGTCGTCGGAGGACGGGACGTGGAGCGGGGTGGCACGTGGATGGGTGTTACTAACGAAGGGCTCTTCGTGGGCCTGACGAACCAGCGGGGCGGGCGAGGCCAGGGGCCGGCCGCCCGCTCGCGGGGCGAGGTGGTGCTGCGCGCCCTGGAAGCGGGGAGCGTGGAGGCCATCGAGCGCTACCTGGACACCCTCCCGGGCGACGAGTTCCTCCCCTTCAACCTCCTCTATGGGGACGCGCGGGTGCTCCGCGTGGCCTACGCCCGGCCCGGGGAGAAGCGGCTGCGACGGGAGGACGTGCCCCCCGGCATCCACGTGCTGCCCAATGACGTGCTGGACTCGCCCGCGCTGCCCAAGGTGGAGCGGGCCCGGCTGCTGGCGGCGGAGGTGGCCCACCGGCCCTGGCCGGAGCTGGAGGCCGGACTGAAGGCGCTCCTGGCGGACGCGACGCTGCCGGACCTGGCGCATGTGCCCACACCGCCGGCCGGCGAGGACCTGCCGCGCGACTTCCTGAGGCAGCTCCAGGCGCTCTGCATCCACACGCCCGCCTACGGCACGCGCTCCTCGGCCATCGTCACGCTCGCGCCAGGGCACGTGGGGCACTACCTCTCCACGGAGACGGCGCCCTGCCAGGGCCCGTGGCGGGACGTCACCGGACTGCTCGCGCCGCCCGCCACCTCGGCCAACGGCTGA